A single window of Nicotiana sylvestris chromosome 3, ASM39365v2, whole genome shotgun sequence DNA harbors:
- the LOC138888363 gene encoding uncharacterized protein, producing MEIYAKSYDIKVWRVIKKENYPLPAAAQPPADPEDIDEYTDGQMTVVQVNAKARNLLYNAISGEEYEKISTCNTAKEMWDKLEVTYEGTSKIKEGESIEEMFAGFSKIISDLKAFGTLYSRGYQVRKIMRSLPTTWQTKVVALESQYLNKLSYDEPRGDLIAFKKTQLKKTNQEEKKKTVAFKATTERTDNDIDDDPKALEEEIAMDILYLTLKESQKMMNELKRLNREKKDWELKLEVCEIEKEEHHRKSRKEKWYLNSVCSRNMTVDKNLFKEVTRINRRSVKFGDDSKRKIVGTGTIPFNNNCDITEVYLVDGLNYILRSLRQLCDSRYEVKFKKTCCTVEDETNEALKNFEIISKRDEREKRYLITTIHSDHGRDLKAEHSKTSAMIKDTPITSQLQDHPNRTE from the exons ATGGAAATATATGCAAAGTCCTATGACATCAAAGTTTGGCGAGTTATCAAaaaggaaaactatccactaccAGCAGCTGCTCAACCACCTGCTGATCCAGAAGATATAGATGAATACACAGACGGGCAGATGACAGTTGTTCAAGTCAATGCAAAAGCAAGAAACTTACTCTATAATGCTATAAGTGGAGAGGAATATGAAAAAATCTCTACTTGTAATACAGCAAAAGAAATGTGGGATAAACTGGAAGTTACTTATGAAGGAACTAGCAAA ATAAAAGAAGGAGAATCCATTGAAGAAATGTTTGCAGGGTTTAGCAAAATCATTAGCGATTTAAAAGCTTTTGGTACACTATACTCACGTGGTTATCAAGTTAGAAAAATTATGAGGAGTCTACCTACCACTTGGCAGACAAAAGTAGTTGCACTTGAATCACAATATCTTAATAAACTCTCTTATGATGAGCCTCGAGGAGATCTTATAGCATTCAAGAAAACTCAGCTCAAGAAAACAAAccaggaagaaaagaagaaaacagtcGCTTTCAAGGCTACAACTGAAAGAACAGATAATGATATTGATGATGACCCTAAAGCTCTTGAAGAAGAAATTGCCATG GATATTCTTTACCTTACTTTAAAAGAAtctcaaaaaatgatgaatgaacTAAAGAGACTCAACAGGGAAAAGAAAGACTGGGAACTCAAGCTTGAAgtatgtgaaattgaaaaagag GAACACCACAGGAAGAGCCGCAAAGAAAAATGGTATTTAAATAGTGTGTGTTCTAGGAACATGACAGTTGACAAAAACTTGTTCAAAGAAGTTACGAGGATAAATCGAAGAAGTGTTAAATTTGGCGATGACTCAAAAAGGAAGATAGTCGGCACTGGCACAATTCCATTCAATAACAACTGTGATATTACTGAAGTTTACCTTGTAGATGGACTCAACTACATTCTTCGGAGTTTAAGACAACTATGTGATTCAAGGTATGAAGTCAAGTTCAAGAAAACATGTTGTACTGTTGAAGATGAGACAA ATGAAGCTTTGAAAAACTTTGAGATCATCAGTAAAAGGGATGAAAGAGAAAAGAGGTATCTTATTACAACCATTCATAGCGATCATGGACGAGATTTAAAAGCAGAGCATTCGAAGACTTCCGCAATGATCAAGGATACACCCATAACTTCTCAGCTCCAAGATCACCCCAACAGAACGGAGTAG